The genome window AATTATTGAGTGCGCTACGCGGCTTACTAGAAGATGGATTAGGTGAGGTGGTGGGCATGGTGACGGACGGGCAGCCGCTTATCGAAGCGGCCATCCGGCTGGAGCCGGACATTATTATCTTGGATATCTCGATGCCGACGATGAATGGGCTGGACGCCACGCGCGCCCTGCAGACCTGTGCCCCGCAGAGTAAGGTGATTGTGCTGACGGTCCATCGGGAGCCGGTCTACGTGTCCTTAGCCTTTAAGGCGGGAGCCCGCGGTTATCTCCTCAAACGAACGTCCCTCTATACGGAACTGCCTCAAGCCCTGCTGCATGTGCTCGCGGGTGAGCGCTATCTCGGGCATGGTGTGGGGGAGAGAGAGGCGTGGGAACGTGCCGAGGGAGAGAACCTGTCGACCCTGATGTCGTAACAGGGACGAGGGACGCCTAAGAGCCTGAGCGATGGAGCCAGGAAGACTGTGATGAACGGACAGGATGGCCGACAGCAGGACAGGCTGCTGCTCACGCCCCACTTCGCGGGCCATCACGACCTCCTGTTCGGAACCTTCGCCCGTGACGGCTCTGCCGACCGGGAGGGGGCCTCGTCGCTGTTGGACGACCATGCGGTCGCCCGGTTCAATCGGATACAACATGCCTATCTGTTCTCGCTGCCAGGCAGCGAGGGCGAGAGATCTCCGGTCAGCGATGGCGTAGCGGCGCCTGTCTCTCATGATCCCTTCCGCCTCGGCGCTGGTTGGCATCTCAGAATCTTTTCCCATTTTCTGAACTCCGCACGACCGTTGGTGTTCGAAACCTTTGGGGAATGGCCTCCCTTGTACCACACGGTTTGGGTGGCCTTGCTGAATGTGATGTTCCGTGACCGCGAGGAGGCCATGCTCACTCTCGTACCGTGCGGGATGGGCAGGCTGAGGCTGCTTGGCAGGACGTGAGCGAGACGATCCAGGTTCTGGCTGTTGCGTTGAGCAAGCCGGCGGCCGACGAGCGCCAATGCCAGGCCGAACATGAGCGGGTCATGACGCTCCTCGTGGCGTGGTTTCCGGAGATGGTCTGATGGGCGTGCGCGATGGACCCCCGCTCTCTCGGCAAGGACCGGTGGCTTCTCGACTTTCTGTTCGGAGCCTGTGGAAGAAGCAGTCAATGGTCTGCGATTGCAGGGCTCTGCCCGCGTGAAGGTGGAAGGTTCGCACGAGCATGAAACCATTCAATCTGGCGGTGGTGGGTTTCGGGAGAGTGGGAACGATCTGCGCGAAAGCCTTGCTCGAGAGTAAGGACCTTGTCCTGGCGGCGGTGGTCCGGCGCCAGGACAGTCTGGCGCACCCATTGCCTGAGGCGTTCCGCAAGATTCCAGTCGTGGCTCATGTGGCGCAAGTGCAGACGGTGCAGGCTGCGCTCCTCTGCGTGCCTCTGCCGCAAGTCTTGGATGCGGCGCATGAGTGTCTGCAACATGGAATCCCCATCGTCGAATCTTCCGTGCTTCACGGAGAGGCGTTTCAGGCCCATCGCGACGAGATCCACCGGCTCGCGGTTCGCCACAAAGTTCCTGCCATTGTCGGTGCCGGGT of Nitrospirota bacterium contains these proteins:
- a CDS encoding response regulator transcription factor — translated: MTKPRILLADDHPELLSALRGLLEDGLGEVVGMVTDGQPLIEAAIRLEPDIIILDISMPTMNGLDATRALQTCAPQSKVIVLTVHREPVYVSLAFKAGARGYLLKRTSLYTELPQALLHVLAGERYLGHGVGEREAWERAEGENLSTLMS